The Lagenorhynchus albirostris chromosome 6, mLagAlb1.1, whole genome shotgun sequence genome includes a window with the following:
- the HSPE1 gene encoding 10 kDa heat shock protein, mitochondrial isoform X2, whose translation MAGQAFRKFLPLFDRVLVERSAAETVTKGGIMLPEKSQGKVLQATVVAVGSGSKGKGGEIQPVSVKVGDKVLLPEYGGTKVVLDDKDYFLFRDGDILGKYVD comes from the exons ATG GCAGGACAGGCATTTAGAAAGTTTCTTCCCCTCTTTGACCGAGTATTAGTTGAAAGAAGTGCAGCCGAAACTGTAACCAAGGGAGGCATTATGCTTCcagaaaaatcacaaggaaaagtATTGCAAGCAACGGTAGTAGCTGTTGGATCAGGCTCTAAAGGAAAG ggTGGAGAGATTCAACCAGTTAGTGTGAAAGTTGGAGATAAAGTTCTTCTCCCAGAATATGGAGGCACCAAAGTAGTTCTAGATGACAAG GATTATTTCTTATTTAGAGATGGTGACATTCTTGGAAAATACGTCGACTAA